GTTGAGGACACGTTGAGCTGTCGGCTGTTTCTTACCTTTACGTCCTGATGACAGTGTTCATTCATATTTGGGGCTCTGAGCAGAACAGATACGATACCAGGTCACCTCCTGTCTGAACAGGAGAAGATGTTGTACCACTAATCAGGAGAGGTCTTCCACAGTTTCACTCTATTCCAATGTTAATAACACAGCGGCTTTTCATAAGACACCATCGTTGCGGCTCCCCTGACTCCAGATGGCTCTCGTACTCTGTCATTCATTTCTAATTCTGTCTGATATCATTCTGAGAGACGAGGCAGCTGTTATCTGAGGATATGATACAGCTGTCAGCAGAGGTCAAATATAACCGGCATTAGCAGTGACATGCCATTCAGAAGACATTGTTGAGGCTGACAAGGGTTTCTTGTTTAGAGAGATGAATGAGACCAGTTAAACAAGCCATACAGATTATTGGGGGTCTACTTTTGATGTGGGACTATTTGCTCagtagaaatacagaaaaaagcACATATTTTCACAGGTTGGAGATGGTGGCGACACCtcataattaacacatttttatatttaaagtgttTGGTTTCCTACAGACATGTCATTTTATTCTGTTACAGCTCATCAAAGCGCAGCATTGGTATTCATGGAACCAGTAACAACTGCAACGTCCCCCCAAACCCACAGGAGCAGCTAACACTGAACCCAACAGCCTCTCAGCATTATGCTGGTTCTGTGATTGCACTGGCTGTCAAACCACAGGAATGGTTTTATGGACCAATTaggaaggagagaaaactaTTTCCCTTGTGATTAAAGGAGATTAATCTTTGAATGAACCTACCTCTGCAGCAAACCACACCAGGTCACATTTAAGTTCATCTGcaagaacaaaacagaacaagTTATTAACGTTAAAAGAAACATGACTTTAACATCCACAAATAAAGCCAATAGATTCAATAACTCACCTCATCCGGTCCGACTGGAAGGCAGGAACTTTTCCATTTCAGTTTAaaccaataatataatattaaagaCCTTTGACTCAAATTAGGAAATAAAATTAAGGATTCAGTTCTTAAAATCAACTGGCAAATTATTCATCACTACAAAAGTTAACTCTTAGTCTAACCAATGGAAAACATATAATTATTTATGGAGTTCTGTGGttgtaaaacatcaaaaacacttaaaataatcttaaaatatTGAATCTGTTTTCCTTTTCGGGTGAGTTTTTGTTTAACGTTTGTAAAGTTTCTACGTTTGCATTGAGATTGGCAGCAAAACTATTTCTGCCTTTAGCCGTCTGTTGTTCATGTTAACATTTAcagttaacgttagctaatcGTTAGCTCTACAGTTCAAGTAAACCTTTCAAAAATTCCAAATTATTAGTAACGTTTTAAATTCTGTGACTTCAGTgttcatacattttgaaaatacttttaaagcTGAATCATAAAATGTCTCACAGCTTTAACTGAGCAGACAGTTCTAGATTAATTAAAGATCTAAATTTACAGCAGTTGGACATGAACTTTTGTTCGCTAACTGAGAGTGAGCTTCAGGCAGCGTCTCAGTGCTTCTGCGTTATTTACACTTATTTAAattggaatatatattttagaaatgtGGCGCAAAATTGGCCTCTTTCTATTCAAATTAGCCtcattgcaaaaacagtcaaattCACAAGGATCAGCGCTATTAGCCAGACAAAGTAAGAGTGAAACGATTAGCGTGTTCAGAGTTGGTGGTGACTGACAGACTTATTAAACTCGTTAAATTCCTTGACTTAAGTTTTGCAACCTGTAGCACTTAGtctgaacatttcattttctttttttgtcaccgTTGTTCTGCCTTCAAAGCCAACATTTATGCTTTGCCATATTTATAATTGCAATCAGACATAAAGGGCAAAATGTACTCAACTGCAAAACTTTGCAGGCTGTAATATCGTCAAGATCTTTAGTGAATCGGACTTTTGAGACGGAGCAGATGGCGGATGGAGGTTTGTTTTGTCGTCCCTGATACAAATTCAACACGACTATGAGCAAGATTAACATGAAGCTTTCTTATTTAATGTGACAGCAAAAAGATGAGAAAGGTACATCACACTTCTGTTTGAACAGTTTAGAAAAGATGACATGATGTTAGTTCAGACTGAAGGCTGAATTATACTTCTGCTACGGAGGAGTCGCTCATTAATTCATCCGTCACTGCCATGCTAACGTGAAACGCTTTGGGCTAACGTTAACTCAAGAATGGGCGCAGACAAACTTTACGGAACAAAGCGACCTAATAATGACCCGATATTTTAAATTACAAGTTTACATGATCAGCTGCAAATGTGAtactagttttttttattttatcttttaacgCAGAAGAGATATATTTGTAAGACATTCGCCAAACAAGTGCGCATGATGTCTTTTCTGTTGTAAAAGCGATGTTTGGATGCAGAAGCATGAGTCAGCCTTCACAGTACAAAAACAGGTTTGATTCACCACTCATGTACTAATACTGGCAGCAGTACACAAGGTACAAATACATCACAGTACAGTGGCAATACATGCAAAAGCAGAAAGGCAGCTTAGACTCAACTGAAGAGTTTTGTTCCAAGGTAAGATATCCAAAAACTACCTAAAACAAACCGAATCTACAGCAGATTTATTACagattttaacaaagtgaaaacTGTGTAACTGAACTTGTGCTTTGAATAAAACAATTGTACTTTTAATAGcctaaattaaaagtaaaaggttgaaaataattatttgtttgcACAGTCATCACTTTTCAAATCCTGCAAACCAACTGAGATTATCGTTCATCACTTACTGCACCATACTAGAAGCTTAGAAACACTATCATCTTTCTTAAGATGTGAACTTTTAGATGACAAATTATCCAACTTTATCTGATAAACCCTCACATCTTATctgttcaataataataaacaatatggTTTACAGTGGATATGCAGTATTTTGGAATAAAACTCTTCCATTACAAAGACATTAGACCTGAATTCTGTCCCGAAAAGCACTCGTTTAAGCCCAAAACCCCACGAAGGATCACATTTAACTATCAAACATCTTCTTCCTATCAGACTTGTCTTCAATGTTCTTACGCCAGTCTCCCACATCGCGTAGCTGCTTGTCCTGTGaacacaaattatatttttaatttaagtaaaaagaCAAGATACAGAGAAAGAAGCAGCAAGTGTATAGAGACGTATCatgttatgtttaatgttaCGCACCAATAACCGatccaaattccttgtatgtatAACATACTTGTAATACATACTTCTTTTAAGGAATATACACCAAACTTGGTGCGCGCTAAAGCGTTATCATAACTGATGgccaaacatacaaaaatacaagTCGTAATAAACCAGATTAATCCTTAAACCATTGCTGCTAGTCAGACAGAATATCCACTAGTTCAATCTAAAGTAAAGGAGGCAGCCAATAAGAAACCAAGACAACAAACTGACTCGGTGGAATATCGATGGTCGTTGTTTTCAGACAAACATTTAGATGAAGCAGGCAGTAGACTCACCTCCTCCTTGACCTCCTTCTTGACCTGCTTCAGGTTGGCCCTCAGGTCCATGTTGACCGTGTGCTTGGAGCCCAGCAGAGCCTTCAGCATGGCGTCGGCGGACATACGTACTTTCTTCAGACGGGGTCTCTTGAACTTTCCTCTCATGTCCACGATCTTTATGTTGAGGTCTCTGACCTTTAGGGGGATTCAGGACACAAGTATAGACTTTATTATGGGTCAAATGATCGTATATTATTATGCtcattacagtttttctcctgATGAAACACAAGGTTAAAGaacattcaggtttttataGAACAGGACTTTGAAATGATGGAAAGTTACATTTGAAACACAATATTCAACAAAAACCTTCAAACAAGGTTTCTGCACACGATCCTGTATGAgaacaacaataaatatatatatgtatatatatatacatatatatattttaataaatacacctttttttaaagcttacTTGTTCCATGTACATGATagttattttcatgttttaactttgttcagctttttgtctttgttttcggCCATATGTCTGTTTATATCTTCCTGTAAATTGTTCTGTATGTAGTTACAATGAGAGAAACTTTTCTTTACGAATACTTGGCCAATAAATTTGATTCTGATAgcttaagaaaaacaaactaaaacaaactaataacaGTGTCTCACCTCATTCAGGACCAGGTTGAGTTTGAACTCGATGCCGTATCGCTCCTCCTCACTGATGTCAATCTGCTCGTGGAGTTTCTGGCAAAGATCCTGAAGAGAAAACtgtgttttagttgtttttccAAATTTTGGTATACTTAAATACATTAATCTAACAAACCAGAGATCTGATCAAAAATCTTCAAAAGGTTGTGAAGGGaattcctttatttaaaaaatgtaatcaaataaaaaatatgttcatttttgatcaaaaataaactataagATTCTGTCATGTGACACTGAGGAAGTTTGAATATCTTTGTTAAAACAGTTATCATTgaaggaaataaacatttaaaccacagtgcatcacataaCGCTGACAGCAGTCTGTCCCGGTTCTGGTTCTGTCTCACCTCCAGCTCGTCTTTGGTGTACGGCAGATCCAGAGCAGGACATTTATCGGCCAGGAACTTCTCCCTCTCCCCGACCTTCACCGTCGCCTCGGCCTCCAGCATGTTGGTGGCCACCAGCAGCATACATCCCTGTGGATGACACCGACAAGCAACTTTTAGACATTTCCAGATACAATTTCAAAAACAGCCTCTCAGACCTTCTCGGtcaagaataaaaacacagtgatTTCTTACTTTCAGAGTGTGCTTACGCCTCGCAGACAGTCTTTTCCTGCAGGTGAAAACACGAGACGTGAATACGACATTCGGGTCATTGTgttataaataatcaataatcaaaaacacaatGTCAGGTGATCAGAAACATGTACCAGAGTTGTCTTGTTCAACTGAGTTTTGCAGTAAATGAGAAAATAGTccataaaaaatatacaaaagtgtAGTATTTTATCCTTCAAAAAGTTCTGCACTTAAATCTATTATCGAGTATATGAGACGACCCACCATCTAACAAACAGAACGATAAACatattgataaatatataaacggTTTACTCACTCGCAGGCCATCTTTGCAGCAGGAACTGGATGTTATctgattaaaagaaaacaacacgtaaaacacagcattaaaatgacaattgtacattttgatatgtgataaaaaaacaagacaataacACTTCGGataacacaaaaatacacaaaacatataaacaaatcTTAGAAAAGCATACATATCCAccaacacagagaaacaaaatgtcaaaaaacatgctgtattgaagaagacttgaaactagagattgagaccataaactcatgtttacaatgtttactgagggaataaatcaagagagaagtagagtcattttctcatagacttctatacaaccagaggagtcgccccctggtggacagcagagagaatgcagctttaagacatgaagctttggctgtgtttctgtcttacaactttaaccctttcagtgtgttttcacttcataaaatattacaacatctaagttgcctaaaaatgtataattcagCATTCCAATTAACTCCACCCTCTCTTGTCACGTCtagttgcaaaaaaccaagatggcgacgaccagaaaccaagatggtggCTTCAGAACATTaaacaacaaaccaatgggtgacgtcacgatgaccaCATCCACCTTTTATATATAGTGTATTTGagcgacagccaatcagccaACAGATTCCTGTGACATATTGACTTGTGTTACAAAGAATATCTTCCCACATGAAACATATGAACGTGTCTCCTGGcagcagaaaaatgtaattattgtggCGAGCTGCTGCCTGGTGTTTAGGACAACGATGATCTGTAATTTATTCAGATAACCTGAAGggtgctttgttttctgttcactGTAAA
This is a stretch of genomic DNA from Anoplopoma fimbria isolate UVic2021 breed Golden Eagle Sablefish chromosome 19, Afim_UVic_2022, whole genome shotgun sequence. It encodes these proteins:
- the LOC129108600 gene encoding troponin I, fast skeletal muscle-like; this encodes MACEKRLSARRKHTLKGCMLLVATNMLEAEATVKVGEREKFLADKCPALDLPYTKDELEDLCQKLHEQIDISEEERYGIEFKLNLVLNEVRDLNIKIVDMRGKFKRPRLKKVRMSADAMLKALLGSKHTVNMDLRANLKQVKKEVKEEDKQLRDVGDWRKNIEDKSDRKKMFDS